A stretch of Pseudomonadota bacterium DNA encodes these proteins:
- a CDS encoding helix-turn-helix transcriptional regulator: MEIISTRELSKYLKINEKKIYKLVQESKIPHIKIGGKIAFAKEIIDRWIFENTEREKHVYIAGSDDVLLRRIIDIYNSKNTGIAFYAPIGSINGLKMLQNNSATISCVHILDIEKKEYNLSYLDRYLGKDDYVVIHLFLREQGIYLQKNNPKGIHSLEDIATKGVTFINRNQGSGTRLLLDFLLSEKHMDASAINGYNAEVESHLHAGLNVLKGEADSAFGIQHIAYILGLEFIPLFNERFDMVISKAHFYSNQVKTFLTFFEQSALVNHIRDFTGYDTTKTGNIISPDV, from the coding sequence ATGGAGATCATATCAACCAGGGAATTATCAAAGTATTTAAAGATAAACGAAAAAAAGATATATAAGCTTGTTCAGGAATCAAAAATACCCCATATAAAGATTGGCGGTAAAATCGCATTTGCAAAAGAAATTATTGACAGATGGATTTTTGAAAATACGGAAAGAGAAAAACACGTATATATTGCAGGGAGCGATGATGTCCTGCTCAGGAGAATCATTGATATTTATAACAGTAAAAACACAGGCATAGCCTTTTATGCACCAATTGGAAGTATAAATGGGTTAAAAATGTTGCAAAATAATTCCGCCACGATATCGTGCGTCCATATTCTTGATATTGAAAAAAAAGAATATAACCTGTCGTATCTTGATAGATACCTCGGCAAAGATGATTATGTAGTAATTCATCTGTTTCTGAGAGAACAGGGTATTTACCTGCAAAAGAATAACCCTAAAGGGATTCACAGCCTTGAGGACATTGCCACCAAAGGTGTAACCTTTATCAACAGAAACCAGGGATCAGGGACAAGGTTGCTCCTTGATTTCCTGTTAAGTGAGAAGCATATGGATGCGTCCGCAATCAATGGTTATAATGCTGAAGTGGAATCTCACTTACACGCAGGTCTCAACGTATTGAAAGGTGAAGCAGATAGTGCATTTGGTATCCAGCATATAGCCTATATACTTGGCCTGGAATTCATCCCGCTCTTTAACGAGAGATTTGATATGGTTATTTCAAAGGCTCACTTTTACAGTAATCAGGTCAAAACATTTTTAACATTTTTTGAACAATCAGCGCTTGTAAACCACATAAGGGATTTTACAGGTTATGATACAACAAAAACAGGAAACATTATCAGCCCGGATGTATGA
- a CDS encoding 50S ribosomal protein L11 methyltransferase, whose product MKQPSPAYKTRVEILVEKGIEELLPEELYALSNSGIWIEEKGSNVLIKCYPENIKMFLDTLNQLKIPVVGVDMVKEELQDYAELTRKYFRPIKIENIMILPPWSKNRYGKRPIIIEPGMAFGTGRHESTKLMFKLMKLIDIKDKKVLDIGCGSGILSLYAHLLGAKKITAIDNDIDTVLSAKKNISLNHMRNIELICTDIQDIHGTYDIILANLDIRTFTDHSQKIMDLVKKHGYIIISGVLGRDKKSILPLFRPFPPIKVEKKNSWIGFIFKIDNMRYIG is encoded by the coding sequence GTGAAACAACCATCACCAGCATACAAAACACGTGTAGAGATCCTCGTAGAAAAAGGCATTGAAGAACTGTTGCCAGAAGAACTATATGCGCTCTCAAACTCCGGTATATGGATAGAGGAAAAGGGCAGCAATGTCCTGATAAAATGCTATCCTGAAAATATTAAAATGTTTCTGGACACCCTTAACCAATTGAAGATACCTGTTGTTGGGGTAGATATGGTAAAAGAAGAGTTGCAGGATTATGCAGAACTGACCAGGAAATATTTCCGTCCAATAAAAATTGAGAATATAATGATTTTGCCTCCATGGAGCAAGAACAGGTATGGGAAAAGGCCAATCATCATAGAACCTGGTATGGCTTTTGGAACGGGAAGACACGAATCAACGAAACTTATGTTTAAGCTTATGAAACTTATAGATATAAAAGATAAAAAGGTACTCGATATCGGATGCGGCTCAGGAATACTCTCACTTTATGCCCATCTTCTCGGTGCGAAGAAAATCACTGCGATAGACAATGATATAGATACTGTTCTCTCTGCAAAAAAGAACATTTCCCTCAACCACATGCGTAATATAGAGCTTATCTGCACAGACATACAGGACATTCATGGCACATACGATATTATATTGGCGAACCTCGATATAAGAACGTTCACCGATCACTCGCAGAAGATAATGGATCTTGTAAAAAAACATGGATACATTATCATCTCCGGCGTCCTGGGAAGGGATAAAAAGAGCATACTCCCTCTATTTCGCCCCTTTCCCCCTATCAAAGTTGAGAAGAAAAATTCCTGGATAGGGTTCATATTCAAAATTGACAATATGAGATACATCGGGTAA
- a CDS encoding substrate-binding domain-containing protein encodes MKHWFLVGLCCLFFLSPFLCRAEADHYILLASTIGPIDSGIMDVLENQFEKETGIRVRHVGAGTGAAMDIARKGNVDLVMVHAKSLEEKFVKEGFGTERIDFMYNDFVIVGPPDDPAGIKGMRESVEALKKISTRGATFISRGDKSGTHVAEMILWEKAGIKPSGSWYIIYEKGAEGNVPTLRYTNQRTAYTVIDRATFLALQKEIKLVVLVEKDKALLNYISLIPVNPKKFERVNYEGVMTFVKWLIDPEKGQAIIRDFGKEKYGSPLFFPNSKEWRKLH; translated from the coding sequence ATGAAGCATTGGTTTTTGGTTGGATTGTGTTGCTTGTTTTTTCTGTCTCCATTTCTATGTAGGGCTGAAGCTGATCACTATATTCTTTTAGCAAGCACAATCGGCCCCATTGATTCAGGTATTATGGATGTTTTAGAAAATCAATTCGAGAAGGAAACAGGTATTCGGGTTCGGCATGTTGGTGCAGGGACAGGAGCAGCCATGGATATTGCCCGGAAAGGGAATGTAGACCTTGTAATGGTTCATGCAAAGTCTCTTGAAGAGAAGTTCGTGAAGGAGGGATTCGGGACAGAGAGAATCGATTTTATGTACAACGATTTTGTAATAGTGGGTCCACCTGATGACCCTGCGGGGATAAAGGGGATGAGAGAATCCGTTGAAGCCCTGAAGAAAATATCTACAAGAGGTGCGACATTTATAAGCCGTGGGGATAAGTCCGGGACACATGTAGCAGAGATGATATTATGGGAAAAGGCAGGCATAAAACCATCAGGTTCATGGTATATAATTTATGAAAAAGGTGCAGAGGGGAATGTCCCCACCCTTCGTTACACAAATCAAAGAACGGCATATACGGTCATTGACAGGGCTACCTTTCTTGCCCTGCAGAAGGAGATTAAACTTGTGGTATTGGTGGAAAAGGATAAAGCACTCCTTAACTATATCAGCCTTATCCCTGTCAACCCGAAGAAGTTTGAAAGGGTTAATTATGAAGGCGTAATGACCTTTGTAAAATGGCTTATTGATCCAGAGAAAGGGCAGGCGATTATTAGAGATTTCGGGAAAGAAAAATATGGGAGTCCTCTCTTTTTCCCCAATTCTAAAGAGTGGAGGAAGCTGCATTAA
- a CDS encoding ABC transporter permease: MDLIIEGIKKAFYLLITLDAEVMGITLLSLKVSGIATLISLFIGISVGTIVALSEFPGKKIVVSLINTGMGLPPVVVGLFVTIFLWRNGPLGFLGILYTPVAMILAQAIIATPIVMGITLAAMQQLPKKLRLQILALGATRLQMIWTLIKEARLPLLAAIMAGFGGVISEIGASIMVGGNIKGYSRVLTTATVMETSRGNFDIAIALGIILLLLAYFINLILTHVQQRVRPR, translated from the coding sequence ATGGATCTGATTATTGAAGGAATAAAGAAGGCTTTCTATCTGTTAATTACCCTCGATGCAGAGGTGATGGGTATTACACTTCTTTCCCTTAAGGTTTCAGGGATTGCGACACTTATCAGTTTATTTATTGGTATCTCTGTCGGTACAATTGTTGCCCTTTCAGAATTTCCGGGAAAAAAGATAGTCGTAAGCCTTATTAATACAGGTATGGGGCTCCCACCGGTGGTGGTCGGTCTTTTCGTCACGATTTTTTTATGGAGAAACGGACCACTTGGTTTCTTGGGTATCCTTTATACACCAGTTGCGATGATTCTTGCACAGGCAATCATTGCCACCCCCATAGTAATGGGTATCACACTTGCTGCCATGCAGCAGCTACCAAAAAAACTCAGGCTTCAAATACTGGCACTCGGGGCTACTCGCTTGCAGATGATCTGGACGTTGATCAAAGAAGCCAGACTCCCATTGTTGGCTGCCATAATGGCAGGTTTTGGAGGTGTAATTTCTGAAATTGGTGCGTCAATTATGGTAGGTGGTAATATTAAGGGATATTCAAGGGTTCTAACCACAGCAACTGTTATGGAGACGAGTCGGGGCAACTTTGATATAGCCATTGCCCTTGGCATTATCCTTCTTTTATTAGCATATTTTATCAATCTGATTCTAACCCATGTCCAACAAAGGGTGAGACCGAGGTGA
- a CDS encoding substrate-binding domain-containing protein, whose amino-acid sequence MKRTAGIYLIIWTAVILSGVFGLSSECRAEKNVILATTTSTQDSGLLDVLIPIFEKRTGYFVKTIAVGSGQAMAMGQKGEADVLLVHSPDAEKKFVTDGSGISRRLVMHNDFIVVGPSEDQAKIRGMKSSVEVFKKIASSSNLFISRGDNSGTHSKEKTIWKAANIKYEGEKWYQQTGLGMGQTLNVASEKKAYTLADRGTYLALKKRLGLDILAEGDAVLLNIYHVIEVNPAKWSKVNAAGARAFADFMISREAQGIIKIFGVDRFGSPLFFPDAGKRAEELGSR is encoded by the coding sequence ATGAAACGAACAGCAGGTATATATCTGATTATATGGACAGCGGTTATATTATCCGGAGTTTTTGGGTTATCGTCTGAGTGCAGGGCAGAAAAAAATGTCATTCTGGCAACAACAACAAGCACCCAGGATTCCGGTCTTCTTGATGTGCTCATCCCTATATTTGAGAAGAGGACAGGCTATTTTGTGAAGACAATCGCTGTTGGTTCTGGTCAGGCAATGGCAATGGGTCAGAAAGGAGAAGCCGATGTACTTCTTGTCCATTCTCCTGATGCAGAGAAGAAATTCGTTACAGATGGCAGTGGTATTAGCCGGAGGCTTGTCATGCATAATGATTTTATTGTTGTTGGGCCGTCAGAGGACCAGGCGAAAATAAGAGGTATGAAATCTTCAGTCGAAGTTTTTAAAAAAATTGCCTCTTCCAGCAACCTGTTTATTTCAAGGGGGGATAATTCAGGGACACACTCCAAGGAAAAGACGATCTGGAAAGCAGCCAATATTAAGTATGAAGGGGAGAAATGGTATCAACAGACGGGTCTTGGTATGGGGCAGACACTCAATGTTGCCTCTGAGAAAAAGGCATATACACTTGCCGACAGGGGAACCTATCTGGCATTGAAGAAAAGGCTCGGTCTTGATATATTAGCTGAAGGGGATGCAGTTCTTTTAAATATTTATCATGTCATAGAGGTTAATCCTGCAAAATGGTCCAAGGTAAATGCAGCCGGTGCAAGGGCATTCGCAGATTTCATGATATCAAGGGAGGCACAGGGTATCATTAAAATCTTTGGAGTGGATAGGTTTGGATCGCCACTCTTCTTTCCAGATGCCGGCAAGAGAGCAGAGGAGCTGGGGAGCAGATGA